One segment of Pyrococcus sp. ST04 DNA contains the following:
- the iorA gene encoding indolepyruvate ferredoxin oxidoreductase subunit alpha, which translates to MKKLLMGNEAIAYGALEAGIAFATGYPGTPSTEVIETIARLKPEVFAEWAPNEKVALEEAAGVSYAGLRSLVTMKCVGLNVAADPLMSLAYSGVEGGLVILVADDPGPHTSQTEQDDRYYGKLSLLPVLEPYDPQEAHDLIIYAYELSEKYKVPVIFRTTTRVNHTTADVEVGEFKTLERKPHFKKDIERYVRASMEGNRKRHKWLNDTLRKIEDEFNALKFNWIEGEGEIGIIVEGAPYNYVKEVLPEIGENFKILKLSTPHPLPRRLVIEFLKSVKRVIVIEEGAPFLEEEIKIVAYEEGLRVPIFGKRTGHLPLEGELTPRLVRNALLKLLGKEEEELKLPKEVEDAQALAPKRPPVMCPGCPHRGSYRALLDALRELGYGKFDIPIHGDIGCYALSLLPPLEAIWTEFVMGASISLANGQSVALGKKVVATIGDSTFFHNGIQPLIDAVYKNLDVLVLILDNRTTAMTGHQPHPGTGGSETGRNFTEIDIEALVRAIGVKYVKTVDPYNLKETKEAIKEAMRVKGPAVIIARRECVIPVIRRGEIGEIPVVIEDKCTGCKACILLTGCPALVYDPETRKVKIDNLICTGCGLCNQTCPFDAIKFPSEL; encoded by the coding sequence GTGAAGAAGCTTCTCATGGGTAACGAGGCCATAGCTTACGGAGCCCTTGAAGCTGGAATAGCGTTTGCTACAGGCTACCCCGGAACCCCCTCGACGGAAGTAATTGAGACAATAGCAAGGCTAAAACCAGAAGTCTTCGCTGAATGGGCACCAAATGAAAAGGTTGCCTTAGAAGAAGCTGCTGGTGTTTCGTATGCAGGATTGCGAAGTTTGGTAACAATGAAGTGTGTGGGTCTCAACGTTGCAGCTGATCCCCTAATGAGTCTAGCGTATTCGGGTGTTGAGGGAGGATTAGTTATTCTAGTGGCGGACGATCCTGGCCCTCACACAAGCCAGACTGAACAAGATGATAGGTACTATGGAAAACTTTCTCTACTTCCCGTGCTTGAACCATATGACCCTCAAGAGGCTCACGACTTAATCATATACGCCTACGAGCTCAGTGAGAAGTACAAGGTTCCAGTAATATTTAGGACAACTACGAGAGTTAACCATACAACGGCCGATGTAGAGGTTGGCGAGTTTAAAACTCTAGAAAGAAAGCCCCACTTCAAGAAGGACATAGAGAGGTACGTAAGGGCAAGCATGGAAGGAAACAGAAAGAGGCACAAGTGGCTAAATGATACATTAAGAAAAATTGAGGATGAATTTAACGCTTTAAAATTCAACTGGATTGAGGGAGAGGGTGAGATAGGAATAATTGTGGAGGGAGCTCCGTATAATTACGTTAAGGAAGTTCTCCCTGAGATTGGAGAAAACTTTAAGATCTTAAAGCTGTCAACCCCTCATCCCCTCCCAAGGAGACTCGTTATTGAATTCTTGAAAAGTGTCAAAAGGGTCATAGTAATCGAAGAAGGAGCACCATTCTTGGAGGAAGAGATCAAAATAGTTGCGTATGAAGAGGGACTTAGAGTGCCAATTTTCGGAAAGAGAACGGGTCATCTACCCCTCGAAGGTGAGCTTACCCCCAGGTTAGTTAGAAACGCCCTCCTTAAGCTTTTGGGCAAAGAAGAGGAGGAACTAAAACTCCCTAAAGAGGTCGAAGATGCCCAAGCTTTAGCTCCTAAAAGGCCCCCAGTTATGTGTCCAGGATGTCCGCACAGAGGAAGCTACAGAGCGTTACTCGACGCTCTCAGGGAATTAGGCTATGGGAAGTTTGACATCCCAATCCATGGGGATATAGGATGCTATGCTCTGTCCTTACTTCCCCCATTAGAGGCCATATGGACAGAGTTCGTTATGGGAGCAAGCATAAGTTTGGCCAATGGCCAAAGCGTCGCCCTTGGAAAGAAAGTAGTAGCTACAATTGGAGATTCCACATTCTTCCATAATGGAATACAGCCTCTTATCGATGCAGTTTACAAGAACTTAGATGTTCTCGTTCTAATATTAGACAACAGAACAACGGCAATGACTGGCCATCAGCCACATCCAGGAACAGGTGGAAGCGAAACAGGAAGGAATTTTACTGAAATTGACATAGAGGCTCTTGTTAGAGCTATTGGGGTCAAGTACGTTAAAACAGTAGATCCATATAATCTAAAGGAGACAAAGGAGGCAATAAAAGAGGCAATGAGGGTTAAAGGACCTGCGGTGATAATAGCAAGAAGAGAATGTGTAATTCCAGTTATAAGGAGAGGTGAAATTGGAGAAATCCCAGTGGTAATTGAAGATAAGTGTACTGGATGCAAAGCGTGCATACTCCTAACCGGATGTCCAGCATTGGTATACGACCCAGAAACTCGGAAGGTCAAGATTGACAACTTAATATGTACAGGGTGTGGCCTGTGTAATCAAACCTGTCCATTCGATGCAATTAAATTCCCAAGTGAACTCTAA
- a CDS encoding nucleotide pyrophosphohydrolase, with protein sequence MFSIKYITQKIVKFRDERDWKKYHTPKNLAISLIIEIGELFEHFQWKTDDEILQDVKNPEKKEQIADELADVAIYTFLLANELGIDLEDAILRKLEKNKRKYPVELVKGKFMKYTELRENEYRG encoded by the coding sequence ATGTTCTCTATAAAGTATATTACACAAAAGATCGTAAAATTCAGAGATGAGAGAGATTGGAAGAAATATCATACCCCAAAGAACCTAGCTATTTCATTGATAATTGAAATTGGAGAGCTTTTTGAACACTTTCAGTGGAAAACTGACGATGAAATTCTCCAAGATGTTAAAAATCCTGAGAAAAAAGAGCAAATTGCAGATGAACTTGCCGATGTTGCCATCTATACTTTTCTGCTTGCTAATGAGTTAGGCATTGATCTGGAAGATGCCATATTGAGAAAGCTAGAGAAGAATAAGAGAAAATATCCTGTTGAGCTCGTAAAGGGGAAATTCATGAAATACACGGAGTTGAGGGAAAATGAGTATAGAGGTTGA
- a CDS encoding McrC family protein, producing MTIFEHDRVYYSTRKELQDPRVIQRIRELNRSYNFKNEDDGIFTLYADYLKAKSYVGFAFLDSLQIQVLPKIYRNEQELEEKKKAEALAVFLKMLDISYNLGIKEKELTKLLQMGLQNGLHEVFIYLFAKTLWKEIERGYYREYVEVQSEEKFFRGKLLLTRQIRKLPHQIHTFSVEYYDFTEDNLLNRIFYATTLLALRKTRLNINKKLLSQLILIFSDVIPTKILKSHVERIHFTRLNERFKVPFNLAVILLFGFGGIFGEEKTFGFFVDMNHLFQKYVYEAIKKEFSQYEVKEEEYIGNLVPNKGISVRPDIVIKKDNKIKLIVEVKYKEISEDELIKSCDLYQIYAYSRRADTDVVLIYPKRENFNEWLTKEELEFFDNHKIVILPFDLSEIPKQKDRVVLPREIKDTIEEILKTFS from the coding sequence TTGACTATTTTTGAGCACGACAGGGTTTATTATTCTACAAGAAAAGAACTCCAGGATCCGCGTGTAATTCAGAGAATAAGGGAGCTAAATAGAAGCTATAATTTCAAAAATGAAGATGATGGGATTTTTACCCTTTATGCAGATTATTTAAAGGCAAAAAGCTATGTTGGGTTTGCATTTCTGGATTCGCTACAAATTCAGGTACTACCCAAGATATACCGGAATGAACAGGAGCTAGAGGAGAAAAAGAAGGCAGAGGCTCTTGCAGTATTCTTGAAAATGCTGGATATAAGTTATAATCTTGGAATTAAAGAAAAAGAACTAACAAAGCTCCTCCAGATGGGTCTTCAAAATGGTCTTCATGAAGTTTTTATCTATCTTTTTGCCAAAACTCTCTGGAAGGAAATAGAGAGAGGGTATTATCGCGAATACGTGGAGGTACAAAGCGAGGAAAAGTTCTTTAGGGGAAAACTTCTACTCACACGCCAAATTAGAAAACTTCCACATCAGATACATACGTTTAGTGTTGAATATTATGATTTCACAGAAGATAACCTTCTGAATCGGATTTTCTATGCTACTACCCTACTAGCCTTACGAAAGACTAGGCTTAACATTAACAAAAAGTTACTAAGCCAGTTAATTTTAATATTTAGTGACGTCATTCCAACGAAAATATTGAAATCTCATGTGGAGAGAATTCATTTCACCCGCCTTAATGAGAGATTTAAGGTGCCTTTTAACTTGGCTGTTATTTTATTATTTGGATTTGGTGGAATTTTTGGGGAAGAAAAAACTTTTGGATTCTTTGTAGACATGAACCATTTATTCCAGAAATATGTTTACGAAGCTATTAAAAAGGAATTTTCACAATATGAGGTCAAGGAAGAGGAGTACATTGGGAACTTAGTACCAAACAAAGGTATTTCTGTAAGGCCGGATATCGTGATTAAGAAGGATAATAAGATAAAACTAATAGTTGAAGTGAAGTATAAGGAAATTTCAGAAGATGAGTTAATCAAAAGTTGCGACTTATATCAAATTTATGCATATTCTCGGAGGGCAGATACAGATGTTGTTCTTATATATCCTAAGAGAGAGAATTTCAATGAATGGCTAACCAAGGAAGAGCTTGAATTTTTTGATAATCATAAAATCGTTATTCTGCCATTTGATCTCTCAGAAATTCCCAAACAAAAAGATAGGGTAGTTCTGCCTAGGGAGATAAAAGATACAATAGAAGAAATTCTGAAAACATTTTCATAA
- the porA gene encoding pyruvate synthase subunit PorA, with product MPIRTVMKANEAAAWAAKLAKPKVIAAFPITPSTLVPEKISEFVANGELDAEFIKVESEHSAISALVGAAAAGVRTFTATASQGLALMHEILFIAAGMRLPIVMAIGNRALSAPINIWNDWQDTISQRDTGWIQFYAENNQEALDLILAAYKVAEDERVLLPAMVGFDAFILTHTVEPVEIPDQEVVDEFLGEYEPKHAYLDPQRPITQGSLAFPAHYMEARYLVWEAMERARKVIDEVFAEFEKTFGRRYQKIEEYKTEDADIIFVTMGSLAGTLKEWVDKKREEGYKVGAAKMTVYRPFPIEEIRELAKKTKVLAFIEKDISMGLYGAVFIDASAALINETEKPILLDFIAGLGGRDVTFAQLDEALSIAEKALKEGKVEKPISWIGLRKELLE from the coding sequence ATGCCGATTAGAACTGTTATGAAGGCTAATGAAGCAGCCGCTTGGGCTGCCAAGCTTGCTAAGCCTAAGGTTATAGCAGCATTTCCAATCACACCTTCAACTCTCGTCCCTGAGAAAATTAGTGAATTCGTAGCAAACGGAGAACTGGACGCAGAATTTATCAAAGTTGAGAGCGAGCATTCAGCAATCTCAGCTCTTGTTGGAGCCGCCGCAGCGGGAGTTAGAACGTTCACAGCAACAGCTTCACAAGGTTTGGCGTTAATGCATGAAATTCTTTTCATTGCGGCTGGAATGAGACTGCCAATAGTTATGGCAATTGGAAACAGAGCACTTTCAGCCCCAATTAACATATGGAACGACTGGCAGGATACCATAAGCCAGAGAGACACAGGATGGATACAATTCTATGCAGAAAACAACCAAGAAGCCTTAGATTTAATCTTAGCAGCTTACAAAGTTGCAGAAGATGAGAGAGTTCTTCTCCCAGCCATGGTTGGATTCGATGCATTTATACTAACTCACACAGTTGAACCAGTTGAGATTCCTGACCAAGAGGTAGTTGACGAGTTCTTGGGAGAATACGAGCCCAAACATGCGTATCTCGACCCACAGAGGCCAATAACTCAGGGAAGCCTAGCATTCCCAGCTCACTACATGGAGGCAAGGTACTTAGTATGGGAGGCCATGGAAAGAGCCAGAAAAGTCATTGATGAAGTGTTCGCAGAATTTGAAAAAACATTTGGAAGGAGGTATCAGAAGATTGAAGAGTACAAGACCGAGGACGCAGATATTATCTTTGTAACAATGGGGTCACTCGCAGGAACACTCAAAGAATGGGTTGACAAGAAGAGGGAAGAAGGCTACAAGGTTGGAGCCGCAAAAATGACAGTTTACAGACCGTTCCCAATTGAGGAGATAAGAGAACTTGCAAAGAAGACCAAAGTCCTCGCATTCATAGAAAAGGATATTAGTATGGGGCTTTATGGAGCTGTATTTATCGACGCCTCAGCCGCCCTAATTAACGAAACCGAGAAACCAATTCTTCTCGACTTCATAGCTGGTCTTGGTGGAAGGGACGTGACCTTTGCCCAGCTTGATGAGGCTCTCAGCATAGCGGAGAAGGCTCTCAAAGAGGGTAAGGTTGAGAAGCCAATTAGTTGGATCGGATTGAGAAAGGAACTTTTGGAGTGA
- a CDS encoding AAA family ATPase, with translation MSIEVEKILSKLKNGKVEKVHVFQGTKVHWSWSLIDWMYDISGKTSKKWVIWGLNDSHRNYWSTLKEGDVVLFKTNKNGGEYYGVFMIGVVSDTFQENQEYWPGEMPQKGGSIAGIWRYRLKVTPIAVVPDVLNRLKSVSTEQLAELKNAYNSKDGRKMTLIISNLGILESPDIIKYDFGRGSVMSKKYEDIKQIVDLMLSQTSKLTFPANSSEGSTKVPVDEYQAITKLLENKGQVILYGPPGTGKTWFALNYVKTVTGDEKPGDKWEIITFHQSYSYEEFIEGYRPVSKGENITYVVEDGIFKKIALRAVVEALKEALKNANKNDEGSLPEFVEELSAYLKPNAKIEDYTKYHELKEKLWEFLLSKENRKGLFKGAPKFYLIIDEINRGNISKIFGELITLLEKDKRIGGENELIVTLPYSREPFGVPPNLYIIGTMNTADRSIALLDVALRRRFAFFEFEPKPKLLSKDKLLELWEKSVSKEEFEKINASIDELFKILGDNEILKGLLEELNLRIAALKDRDHRIGHSYFLKVKSLDDLRFVWYNEIIPLLQEYFYNDWDSLKEIISPFIQEVGSFNGTRIYDIKKNLSNKEFVEALKEIADRGQSKRGSEGG, from the coding sequence ATGAGTATAGAGGTTGAAAAAATTCTTTCAAAACTTAAGAATGGAAAAGTTGAGAAAGTTCACGTCTTCCAGGGCACAAAGGTTCATTGGAGTTGGAGCCTGATCGACTGGATGTATGATATTAGTGGAAAAACCAGTAAAAAATGGGTGATATGGGGACTAAATGACTCTCATAGAAATTACTGGAGTACCCTAAAAGAGGGCGACGTTGTTCTGTTTAAGACAAACAAAAATGGTGGAGAGTATTATGGCGTCTTCATGATCGGGGTTGTGAGTGACACCTTCCAAGAAAACCAAGAATACTGGCCAGGCGAAATGCCCCAGAAAGGGGGTTCCATAGCGGGAATATGGAGATATCGTCTGAAAGTAACACCTATAGCTGTAGTTCCAGACGTTCTAAACCGACTTAAAAGCGTTTCTACAGAGCAACTCGCAGAATTAAAAAACGCATATAACTCCAAAGATGGCAGGAAGATGACGTTGATTATCTCAAATCTAGGGATTTTAGAGAGTCCAGACATAATTAAATATGACTTTGGGCGGGGGAGTGTTATGAGCAAAAAATATGAAGATATAAAACAGATAGTGGATTTAATGCTTTCTCAAACTTCGAAGCTAACTTTCCCTGCAAACTCCTCTGAGGGTTCAACTAAAGTTCCAGTTGATGAGTACCAAGCAATAACTAAGCTTCTTGAAAATAAAGGACAGGTAATCTTATATGGACCACCTGGTACTGGAAAGACGTGGTTTGCTCTTAATTATGTTAAAACAGTTACGGGGGATGAAAAACCTGGAGACAAATGGGAGATTATTACTTTCCATCAGTCCTATAGCTATGAAGAATTCATCGAGGGGTATAGGCCAGTTAGCAAAGGAGAGAATATTACTTATGTTGTTGAAGATGGGATCTTCAAGAAGATAGCTCTTAGAGCTGTAGTTGAAGCCCTCAAAGAAGCCCTCAAAAATGCCAACAAAAATGACGAGGGATCGCTTCCAGAGTTTGTCGAGGAGCTCTCTGCCTATTTAAAGCCAAATGCTAAAATTGAGGATTACACAAAATATCATGAACTTAAAGAGAAGTTGTGGGAATTCTTGCTGTCAAAAGAAAATAGAAAAGGTCTTTTCAAAGGAGCTCCAAAGTTCTATCTCATTATTGACGAAATTAACCGTGGCAATATAAGCAAGATCTTTGGTGAACTAATAACACTTCTTGAGAAAGACAAGCGTATTGGAGGAGAAAATGAATTGATCGTAACGCTACCGTACTCTAGAGAGCCGTTTGGCGTGCCTCCCAATCTTTATATCATAGGAACGATGAACACTGCTGATAGAAGCATAGCTCTTCTCGATGTGGCACTGAGAAGGAGATTTGCTTTCTTTGAATTTGAGCCAAAACCAAAGCTTTTGTCTAAGGACAAATTGTTAGAGCTATGGGAAAAGTCCGTCTCGAAAGAGGAGTTTGAAAAAATCAATGCCTCAATAGATGAGTTATTTAAAATATTAGGAGACAATGAGATTCTTAAGGGTCTGCTAGAAGAGTTAAATCTCCGTATTGCTGCTCTCAAGGACAGGGATCATAGGATCGGCCACAGCTATTTCTTGAAAGTCAAAAGCCTAGATGATCTCCGCTTTGTCTGGTATAATGAGATTATCCCACTACTTCAAGAGTACTTCTACAACGACTGGGACAGTCTAAAAGAGATCATTTCACCGTTTATTCAGGAAGTGGGTTCATTTAACGGGACACGTATTTACGACATAAAGAAAAACCTCAGTAATAAAGAGTTTGTCGAGGCTCTAAAAGAAATAGCAGACCGAGGACAGTCTAAGCGAGGTAGTGAGGGAGGTTAA
- the porB gene encoding pyruvate synthase subunit PorB, producing the protein MAARKPPVTLREYWAPGHAACAGCGCATALRLATKAFSEAMEEKYGDPNAFAIAQATGCMEVVSAVFPYTAWKVPWVHVAFENAAAVASGIEAAWKKKGIKGKILAIGGDGGTADIGLQALSGMLERWHNVVYLMYDNEAYMNTGIQRSSSTPYGAWTTTSPPGKYSVGEDKPKKWVALIAAAHQIPYVATASIGNPFDFIKKVKKAAKVDGPAFVQVHCTCPTGWRTPLEKGIEIARLAIETGMWPLFEIENGDIWNIKIQPPGGGAKVHKEGGRVVRIEFKKPIEEYLKLQGRFKHLFKRPEAIEELRNQIKAMWKVLGVEAILPKPEE; encoded by the coding sequence ATGGCAGCTAGGAAACCTCCTGTCACACTTCGTGAGTATTGGGCTCCCGGTCACGCTGCATGTGCTGGATGTGGATGTGCAACAGCATTAAGGCTTGCAACAAAGGCATTTAGTGAGGCAATGGAGGAGAAATATGGAGATCCTAATGCCTTCGCAATAGCCCAGGCTACTGGATGTATGGAGGTTGTTAGTGCGGTCTTCCCATACACTGCTTGGAAGGTTCCATGGGTGCATGTAGCATTCGAAAATGCTGCCGCAGTAGCCAGTGGTATTGAAGCAGCATGGAAGAAAAAGGGGATTAAGGGCAAAATACTTGCAATAGGTGGAGACGGTGGAACTGCAGATATAGGTCTTCAAGCTCTCTCTGGAATGCTTGAAAGATGGCATAACGTTGTATATCTGATGTATGATAATGAGGCTTACATGAATACTGGTATTCAGAGGTCAAGCTCGACCCCCTACGGAGCATGGACTACCACTTCACCACCTGGAAAGTACTCAGTTGGTGAAGACAAGCCGAAGAAGTGGGTAGCCCTAATTGCAGCCGCACACCAGATACCCTACGTTGCTACCGCAAGCATAGGTAATCCGTTTGACTTTATAAAGAAAGTTAAGAAGGCAGCAAAAGTAGATGGCCCAGCATTTGTGCAGGTTCACTGTACCTGCCCAACAGGATGGAGAACCCCACTCGAGAAAGGTATTGAGATTGCTAGATTAGCTATTGAAACCGGAATGTGGCCGCTCTTTGAGATCGAAAACGGTGACATCTGGAACATAAAGATCCAACCACCAGGAGGAGGCGCAAAGGTTCACAAAGAAGGTGGAAGGGTAGTTAGAATAGAATTCAAGAAGCCCATTGAGGAGTATCTTAAGCTACAGGGAAGATTCAAGCACTTGTTCAAGAGACCCGAAGCCATAGAGGAACTCAGAAATCAAATTAAGGCCATGTGGAAAGTTCTTGGAGTTGAAGCAATCCTTCCAAAGCCTGAGGAGTGA
- the porD gene encoding pyruvate synthase subunit PorD — protein sequence MAESPFKADIERAQKELTEKMTPGAIVYLPGSSVINKTGSWRVFKPEFNKDKCVRCFLCYIYCPEPAIYLDEEGYPVFDYDYCKGCGICANECPTNAIEMVREVK from the coding sequence ATGGCTGAGAGTCCGTTTAAGGCGGATATAGAAAGGGCACAAAAAGAGCTAACAGAAAAAATGACGCCGGGAGCAATAGTCTATCTTCCTGGGAGTAGCGTCATTAACAAGACTGGTTCCTGGAGAGTTTTTAAGCCCGAATTTAACAAAGACAAGTGTGTAAGGTGCTTCCTCTGTTACATCTACTGTCCAGAGCCCGCAATATACCTCGATGAAGAAGGGTACCCAGTTTTTGACTACGACTATTGTAAGGGTTGTGGAATCTGCGCAAATGAGTGCCCAACCAATGCTATTGAAATGGTTAGAGAAGTGAAGTGA
- a CDS encoding CDC48 family AAA ATPase produces MILGRGDERVDEIKLRVAEALKWDVGRGIVRFDRSYQRKLGVSSGDIVEIEGERVTAAIVANAHPDDRGLDIVRMDGYIRKNAGVSIGDYVTIRRAQVKEAKKVVLAPAQRGVIIQIPGDVIKGNLLGRPVVKGDIIVASGRSELYSGNPLDEIFRGFFEAMSVGFGELKFVVVNTVPKGIVQITYNTEVEVLPQAVEVREEKVPEVTYEDIGGLKDAIEKIREMVELPLKHPELFERLGIEPPKGVLLYGPPGTGKTLLAKAVANEANAYFIAINGPEIMSKYYGESEERLREIFKEAEENAPAIIFIDEIDAIAPKREEVVGEVEKRVVSQLLTLMDGLKSRGKVIVIAATNRPDAIDPALRRPGRFDREIEVGVPDKQGRKEILQIHTRGMPIEPDFDKDSVIKVLRELEKEERYDKSLISRIIEKISKASSEDEIRQILKEEGKIYVDVKAKLIDKLLDELAEVTHGFVGADLAALAREAAMVVLRRLIKEGKINPEAETIPREVLEELKVTKQDFYEALKMVEPSALREVLIEVPNVHWDDIGGLEDVKQELREAVEWPLKFPKAFKKLGISPPKGILLYGPPGTGKTLLAKAIATESQANFIAIRGPEVLSKWVGESEKRIREIFRKARQAAPSIIFIDEIDAIAPARGTTEGERVTDRLINQLLTEMDGIQENSGVVVIAATNRPDILDPALLRPGRFDRLILVPAPDEKARLEIFKVHTRGMPLAKDVDLKELAKRTEGYTGADIAALVREAAMNALKRAVSTLPKEIVEEEKEEFLNKLVVTKKDFEEALKKVKPSVTKYMMEYYRQFEETRKKVSGEGVKEPDYFTG; encoded by the coding sequence ATGATCCTAGGAAGAGGAGATGAAAGGGTAGACGAAATAAAGTTAAGAGTTGCTGAAGCTTTGAAGTGGGATGTTGGTAGAGGGATAGTAAGATTTGATAGATCATATCAAAGAAAACTTGGAGTAAGTTCTGGAGATATAGTTGAGATAGAAGGTGAAAGAGTTACTGCAGCAATAGTTGCGAATGCTCATCCAGATGACAGAGGACTGGACATAGTTAGAATGGACGGATACATAAGAAAGAACGCTGGAGTAAGCATAGGAGACTATGTAACCATAAGGAGGGCCCAGGTTAAAGAGGCCAAGAAAGTAGTCCTCGCACCGGCACAAAGAGGAGTAATTATTCAAATCCCAGGAGATGTTATAAAAGGCAACCTTCTCGGGAGACCCGTTGTCAAGGGAGACATCATAGTTGCAAGCGGAAGGAGCGAGCTCTATTCTGGAAATCCCTTAGATGAGATATTCCGGGGATTCTTCGAGGCGATGTCAGTAGGGTTTGGAGAGCTCAAGTTCGTAGTCGTGAACACGGTTCCCAAAGGGATAGTTCAAATAACTTACAATACCGAAGTTGAAGTACTGCCACAGGCTGTTGAGGTAAGAGAAGAGAAAGTACCAGAAGTTACATACGAAGACATAGGTGGTCTCAAAGATGCTATCGAGAAGATAAGAGAAATGGTTGAGCTTCCATTAAAACACCCAGAGCTCTTTGAAAGATTGGGTATTGAGCCTCCTAAGGGTGTTTTGTTGTATGGTCCGCCGGGAACTGGGAAAACGTTACTGGCCAAAGCCGTTGCTAATGAGGCTAACGCCTACTTCATAGCGATCAACGGTCCAGAAATAATGAGCAAATACTATGGGGAGAGTGAAGAAAGACTGAGAGAGATATTCAAGGAGGCTGAGGAGAATGCCCCAGCAATAATATTCATTGACGAAATCGATGCAATAGCACCAAAAAGAGAGGAAGTTGTGGGAGAGGTTGAGAAACGCGTAGTCTCACAGCTATTGACCCTAATGGATGGATTGAAGAGTAGAGGAAAAGTAATAGTAATAGCAGCGACGAACAGGCCTGATGCTATTGATCCGGCTTTGAGGAGGCCGGGTAGGTTTGATAGGGAGATTGAGGTCGGTGTTCCAGACAAGCAAGGAAGAAAAGAAATCCTACAAATCCACACAAGAGGAATGCCAATAGAGCCCGATTTCGACAAGGATAGTGTTATAAAAGTTTTAAGAGAGCTTGAAAAAGAAGAGAGATACGATAAAAGCTTAATATCACGGATAATCGAGAAGATCTCAAAAGCTTCAAGTGAGGATGAAATAAGGCAGATCCTCAAAGAGGAGGGGAAGATATACGTTGATGTTAAAGCCAAGTTGATAGATAAATTACTCGACGAGCTCGCTGAGGTCACTCATGGTTTCGTGGGTGCTGATCTTGCCGCCCTCGCAAGAGAGGCAGCAATGGTGGTTTTAAGGAGATTAATCAAAGAAGGAAAGATAAACCCAGAAGCCGAGACAATACCAAGAGAAGTTCTTGAAGAACTTAAGGTCACGAAGCAGGACTTTTATGAGGCTTTGAAGATGGTTGAGCCTTCTGCTTTGAGGGAGGTGCTTATTGAGGTGCCTAATGTCCACTGGGATGACATTGGCGGCCTAGAAGACGTAAAACAAGAACTAAGAGAAGCAGTAGAATGGCCATTAAAGTTTCCCAAGGCGTTCAAAAAGCTTGGTATCAGCCCGCCTAAAGGTATCTTACTCTATGGTCCACCGGGAACAGGAAAAACACTGTTGGCCAAAGCAATAGCAACAGAAAGCCAAGCAAACTTCATCGCGATAAGGGGTCCAGAAGTGCTGAGCAAGTGGGTCGGCGAGAGCGAGAAGAGAATAAGGGAGATCTTCAGAAAAGCTAGGCAAGCTGCTCCATCCATAATATTCATAGATGAAATTGACGCGATAGCTCCAGCTAGAGGAACAACAGAAGGCGAAAGAGTTACAGATAGGTTAATTAATCAACTTCTAACTGAAATGGATGGAATTCAAGAAAATAGCGGGGTTGTTGTTATTGCAGCCACTAATAGGCCTGATATACTAGATCCGGCATTGCTGAGACCGGGCAGGTTTGACAGGCTGATACTTGTGCCTGCACCGGACGAGAAGGCAAGACTAGAGATATTCAAGGTCCACACGAGAGGAATGCCCCTCGCAAAGGATGTCGATCTCAAAGAACTTGCCAAGAGAACAGAGGGATACACAGGAGCTGATATAGCTGCACTAGTTAGAGAAGCTGCAATGAACGCTCTGAAGAGAGCAGTGAGTACCCTCCCTAAAGAAATCGTGGAAGAAGAGAAAGAGGAGTTCCTCAACAAATTAGTTGTTACCAAGAAGGACTTTGAAGAAGCCCTCAAGAAAGTTAAACCAAGCGTTACGAAATATATGATGGAATACTATAGACAGTTTGAAGAGACAAGAAAGAAAGTGAGTGGTGAAGGCGTGAAGGAGCCGGACTATTTCACTGGATGA